A portion of the Pirellulales bacterium genome contains these proteins:
- the ahcY gene encoding adenosylhomocysteinase: protein MPTVAQRLPYKVKDISLAEWGRREITLAENEMPGLMALRKKYGATKPLKGARIAGCLHMTIQTAVLIETLTALGADVTWSSCNIFSTQDHAAAAIAAAGVPVYAWKGMNEQEFDWCIEQSLYFKGGQPLNMILDDGGDLTNMVHDKYPELLGEIRGLSEETTTGVHRLAQRVQNGTLKVPAFNVNDSVTKSKFDNLYGCRESLADGIKQALNYMVAGKTIVVAGYGDVGKGCAHSMRGLGARVLITEIDPINALQAAMEGYEVVTMEDAAPEAHVFVTTTGCCDIIRSEHILAMRNDAVICNIGHFDIEIDVNWLVNKSGAKKTEIKPQVDKYTFPNGKSVILLAEGRLVNLGCANGHPSFVMSNSFCNQVLAQIELWNNADKYELKVYTLPKALDEEVARLHLDHLGAKLTTLTAKQADYLGIPATGPFKPEHYRY, encoded by the coding sequence GTGCCCACTGTCGCTCAGCGTTTACCGTACAAAGTCAAGGACATCTCTCTGGCCGAGTGGGGCCGTCGCGAAATCACCCTGGCCGAAAACGAAATGCCGGGCCTGATGGCCCTACGTAAAAAATACGGCGCGACCAAACCGCTCAAGGGTGCCCGGATCGCCGGTTGCCTGCACATGACGATTCAAACGGCCGTGCTGATCGAAACGCTCACCGCCCTCGGGGCGGATGTCACCTGGTCGAGCTGCAATATCTTTAGCACGCAGGATCATGCCGCCGCCGCCATCGCCGCCGCCGGCGTCCCCGTGTACGCCTGGAAGGGTATGAATGAGCAAGAATTCGACTGGTGTATTGAACAATCGCTGTATTTCAAGGGTGGCCAGCCGCTGAACATGATCCTGGACGATGGCGGCGACCTGACCAATATGGTTCACGACAAATATCCCGAACTGCTGGGCGAGATTCGCGGCCTGAGCGAAGAAACCACCACCGGCGTCCATCGCCTGGCACAACGAGTGCAAAACGGCACGCTGAAGGTACCCGCGTTTAACGTGAATGACTCCGTCACCAAAAGCAAGTTTGACAACCTGTACGGTTGCCGCGAATCACTGGCCGATGGCATCAAGCAAGCGCTCAATTACATGGTCGCGGGCAAAACCATCGTCGTCGCCGGTTATGGCGACGTCGGCAAGGGGTGCGCCCACTCGATGCGGGGCTTGGGTGCCCGGGTGCTCATTACCGAAATCGACCCCATCAACGCCCTCCAAGCCGCGATGGAAGGGTACGAAGTCGTCACGATGGAGGACGCCGCCCCGGAGGCCCACGTCTTTGTCACGACCACCGGCTGCTGCGATATTATCCGCAGCGAACACATCCTGGCGATGCGGAACGACGCCGTTATTTGCAACATTGGCCACTTTGACATCGAAATTGATGTGAATTGGTTGGTCAACAAGTCCGGCGCCAAAAAGACCGAAATCAAGCCGCAAGTCGACAAATACACGTTCCCCAACGGTAAATCGGTGATCCTGCTGGCCGAGGGACGATTGGTCAACCTGGGCTGTGCCAACGGACACCCTTCCTTTGTCATGTCCAACAGCTTTTGCAATCAGGTGCTGGCCCAAATCGAACTGTGGAACAACGCCGATAAGTACGAGCTAAAGGTGTACACCTTGCCAAAGGCCCTGGACGAGGAAGTGGCCCGCCTGCATCTGGACCACCTGGGGGCCAAGCTGACCACGCTGACGGCCAAACAGGCGGATTACCTGGGTATCCCCGCAACCGGCCCATTCAAGCCGGAACATTACCGGTACTAG
- the acs gene encoding acetate--CoA ligase, with protein MSESSGQLDTILRESRVFPPPAEFARQARIGSWPEYEKLYNLAAADTEAFWAEQARELHWFTPFTQTLVWKEPFAQWFVGGKTNASYNCLDAHLGTPRQNQAAIIWEGEPGEERTLTYQQLHHLVCKFANVLLDRGVTAGDRVSIYMPLVPELAVAMLACARIGAVHSVIFGGFSSEAIADRNNDAQAKLIITADHGWRRGQQLPLKANVDAALAKSPSVQTCIVLRRSGVHVHMEPGRDFWWHDLLEDAPAHCPAVPLDSEHPLFILYTSGSTGKPKGIQHTTAGYNLYAKKTFEWVFDHRDGDTFWCTADAGWITGHSYLVYGPLSAGATCVMYEGAPNWPDEGRFWKIIEKYRVTTFYTAPTAIRSFIKWGDAWVDKYDLSSLRLLGSVGEGINPEAWMWYHKKIGGERCPIVDTWWQTETGGIMLSPLPGAIATKPGSCTKPLPGILPEIVDAAGNPVPLGQGGWLVIKKPWPGMLRGIWGDNARYQEQYWSKVPHKYLAGDNCRQDADGYYWIMGRIDDVLNVAGHRLSTIEIESALVSHANVAEAAAVGRPHEIKGDAVAVFVVLKSGNPDESLRAELKKHVRKEIGALAVPDDIRFTNALPKTRSGKIMRRLLRDIAAGRESVGDTSTLEDYGVLAKLRGDEE; from the coding sequence ATGTCAGAATCGTCCGGCCAGTTGGATACCATCCTGCGCGAGTCGCGCGTTTTTCCCCCTCCTGCGGAGTTTGCCCGCCAGGCGCGTATCGGCTCATGGCCCGAATACGAAAAACTTTACAACCTCGCCGCCGCCGATACCGAGGCCTTTTGGGCAGAGCAAGCCCGCGAACTGCACTGGTTTACCCCCTTTACCCAAACGCTCGTTTGGAAAGAGCCTTTCGCCCAGTGGTTTGTCGGCGGCAAAACCAACGCTAGCTATAACTGCCTGGACGCGCATTTGGGGACACCCCGCCAAAACCAAGCCGCGATCATCTGGGAAGGGGAACCGGGGGAAGAACGGACGCTGACGTATCAACAACTGCATCACTTGGTGTGCAAATTTGCCAACGTGCTGCTAGACCGGGGTGTCACGGCGGGGGATCGGGTCTCGATTTATATGCCCTTGGTGCCGGAACTAGCCGTGGCCATGCTGGCCTGCGCGCGGATCGGCGCGGTGCATTCGGTCATCTTTGGCGGGTTTTCCAGCGAGGCGATCGCCGACCGCAACAACGACGCCCAGGCCAAGTTGATCATCACCGCCGACCACGGCTGGCGGCGCGGGCAGCAACTGCCGCTCAAGGCCAACGTGGACGCCGCGCTGGCCAAATCCCCCTCTGTCCAGACCTGCATCGTGCTCCGGCGGTCGGGGGTGCATGTCCATATGGAACCGGGGCGGGATTTTTGGTGGCATGACCTGCTTGAGGACGCCCCCGCGCATTGCCCCGCTGTTCCGCTGGATAGCGAACATCCGCTGTTTATCCTGTATACCAGCGGTTCCACCGGCAAGCCCAAGGGAATCCAGCACACCACCGCGGGATACAACCTGTATGCCAAAAAGACATTTGAATGGGTGTTTGACCATCGCGACGGCGATACCTTTTGGTGCACGGCCGACGCGGGCTGGATCACCGGCCATAGTTACCTGGTCTATGGGCCGCTTTCCGCCGGAGCGACGTGCGTCATGTATGAAGGGGCGCCCAACTGGCCCGATGAGGGGCGGTTTTGGAAAATTATCGAAAAATATCGCGTTACCACGTTTTACACCGCCCCCACCGCGATCCGCTCGTTTATCAAATGGGGGGACGCCTGGGTGGACAAATACGACCTCAGCTCGTTGCGGCTGCTGGGGAGCGTGGGGGAGGGGATCAATCCCGAAGCCTGGATGTGGTACCACAAAAAGATCGGCGGCGAGCGCTGCCCCATTGTGGACACGTGGTGGCAGACCGAGACCGGCGGCATCATGCTGAGTCCCCTGCCAGGGGCCATAGCCACCAAGCCCGGCAGTTGCACCAAGCCCCTGCCCGGCATATTGCCCGAGATTGTCGACGCGGCGGGGAATCCCGTTCCCCTGGGGCAGGGAGGGTGGTTGGTCATCAAAAAACCGTGGCCCGGCATGCTGCGCGGCATTTGGGGAGACAACGCCCGCTATCAAGAGCAGTATTGGAGCAAAGTGCCGCATAAATATTTGGCCGGGGATAACTGCCGTCAGGACGCGGATGGCTATTACTGGATCATGGGACGCATAGACGATGTGCTAAACGTGGCGGGGCACCGGCTGAGCACGATCGAGATTGAAAGCGCGCTGGTCAGCCACGCAAACGTGGCGGAAGCGGCGGCGGTGGGCCGCCCGCATGAAATCAAGGGGGACGCGGTGGCGGTCTTCGTCGTGCTAAAAAGCGGCAATCCAGATGAATCCTTGCGGGCGGAATTAAAAAAGCACGTGCGCAAGGAGATCGGCGCGCTGGCCGTGCCGGACGATATTCGCTTTACCAACGCCCTGCCAAAGACCCGTTCGGGAAAGATCATGCGGCGGCTGCTGCGGGATATTGCCGCAGGCCGGGAATCGGTGGGGGACACCAGCACGCTAGAGGATTATGGCGTGTTGGCCAAGCTGCGCGGGGACGAGGAATGA
- the rpoN gene encoding RNA polymerase factor sigma-54, whose translation MRLSFGQEMRQVQKQILAPRMIQSMEILQLPLLALQERIEQEIQENEALEIVEEREDAPEGAEANIEPESTRTIEERELIVDERHDNADDFERLVNLDEEWPDTFEERTRPSSARIDQESDRQHDTMANMVSRPETLHDHLHDQLSFFDMRDDVRAMCDRIIYNLDPNGYLQGRLEDLLDPPGSIALGGDNTVNPLTQLAVAKEALAIVQKLDPAGVGARDLRECLLLQMQPEMHCYEEMKTLVTNHLEDLENNRMPAIQRKTGYTLEQIQEALGELRRLKPKPGAIYQSVHAPNVTPDLFIDQQEDGTYKIRLEDTSLPNLYISPYYRQLLMSGQADEKTREYIKRKINSAQWLIEAIEQRRSTLTKVAQAIIDHQVAFLTRGPESLEPLKMQQIADKVGVHVTTVSRAVDDKWIQTPRGIFPLKRFFVGGTVSADGEEVAWDTVRLKLQEVIDNENKASPLSDDELVEALATHGITVARRTITKYRKAMNIPSSRQRRDWSLEDTTKSRASANHGNGRTNHPVENNGHTDGAHLAAASLTGETHARHGHVVDYTAEDTDSDQADEYATAVLPTD comes from the coding sequence ATGCGGCTCTCCTTCGGACAAGAAATGCGGCAGGTCCAGAAACAGATTCTGGCTCCGCGCATGATTCAGTCGATGGAAATATTGCAATTGCCGCTCTTGGCATTGCAAGAACGAATCGAACAGGAAATCCAGGAAAACGAAGCCCTGGAAATTGTCGAGGAGCGCGAAGACGCTCCCGAAGGGGCCGAAGCCAATATTGAGCCGGAGTCCACCCGCACCATCGAAGAGCGGGAATTGATCGTGGACGAACGCCACGACAATGCCGACGACTTTGAACGCTTGGTAAACCTGGATGAGGAATGGCCCGATACATTTGAGGAACGGACTCGTCCCTCTTCAGCCAGAATTGACCAAGAATCCGACCGGCAGCACGACACGATGGCCAATATGGTCAGCCGTCCCGAGACGCTGCATGACCATTTGCACGATCAGCTAAGCTTTTTTGACATGCGCGACGACGTGCGGGCGATGTGCGACCGGATTATATATAACCTCGATCCCAACGGCTATTTGCAAGGCCGACTCGAGGATCTGCTCGACCCGCCCGGGAGCATCGCGCTCGGCGGAGATAACACGGTAAATCCCCTAACCCAGTTGGCCGTGGCCAAGGAAGCCCTGGCCATCGTCCAAAAGCTGGACCCCGCCGGTGTCGGGGCGCGCGATCTGCGGGAATGCCTGCTGCTGCAAATGCAGCCCGAGATGCATTGCTATGAGGAAATGAAGACTCTGGTGACAAACCACCTGGAGGATCTGGAAAATAACCGCATGCCCGCCATCCAGCGCAAAACGGGCTACACGCTGGAACAAATTCAGGAAGCATTGGGGGAATTGCGTCGGCTCAAGCCCAAGCCGGGGGCCATTTACCAAAGCGTGCACGCCCCCAATGTCACACCGGATTTGTTTATCGATCAGCAAGAGGACGGCACGTATAAAATTCGCCTGGAAGACACCAGCCTGCCTAATTTATACATCAGTCCCTATTATCGCCAGTTGCTCATGAGCGGCCAGGCGGACGAAAAAACCCGCGAATATATTAAGCGTAAAATTAACTCCGCGCAATGGCTGATCGAAGCGATTGAACAGCGCCGCAGCACCCTCACCAAGGTCGCCCAGGCGATCATTGACCATCAGGTTGCCTTTTTGACCCGGGGGCCGGAGTCGCTGGAACCCCTGAAAATGCAGCAAATCGCCGACAAGGTGGGGGTGCATGTCACCACGGTCAGCCGCGCGGTCGATGACAAGTGGATCCAAACCCCGCGGGGGATTTTTCCGCTCAAGCGGTTTTTTGTGGGGGGGACGGTCAGCGCCGACGGGGAGGAAGTCGCCTGGGACACGGTGCGGCTAAAACTGCAGGAAGTGATCGACAACGAAAACAAAGCCAGTCCCTTATCCGATGATGAACTGGTGGAAGCCCTCGCCACGCATGGTATTACCGTGGCGCGGCGCACGATCACGAAATATCGCAAGGCCATGAACATTCCCAGTTCGCGCCAGCGGCGCGATTGGAGCCTGGAAGACACCACGAAAAGCCGCGCGTCCGCCAATCATGGCAATGGGCGGACAAATCATCCGGTCGAGAATAACGGCCATACGGATGGCGCTCATCTTGCCGCCGCTTCGCTGACGGGGGAGACCCACGCGCGGCATGGCCATGTAGTGGATTATACCGCTGAAGACACGGATTCCGACCAAGCGGATGAGTATGCTACCGCCGTGCTCCCCACGGACTAA
- the recR gene encoding recombination mediator RecR, which produces MAQLTESVTRLIEELAKLPGIGRKSAERICYHILRVNKADALALSEAIRNVRENVRYCSVCYNLAEGERCTICSDPKRDQTLLCVVEQPRDLIALENSGTYKGLYHVLLGRVAPLEGVHADQLTIEPLIERVRQGSFAEIIMGTNPTLEGDGTALLISNMLAEFPVQITRLARGITSGSVLEFANKEILADALTGRQKF; this is translated from the coding sequence ATGGCGCAACTTACCGAGTCCGTCACCCGCTTGATCGAAGAACTGGCCAAACTGCCCGGGATCGGACGAAAATCCGCAGAGAGGATTTGTTACCATATCTTGCGGGTAAACAAAGCTGACGCCTTGGCTTTGTCGGAGGCGATTCGGAATGTGCGCGAGAACGTCCGCTACTGTTCTGTTTGTTATAATTTGGCAGAAGGGGAAAGATGCACAATTTGCAGCGACCCAAAACGTGATCAAACTTTATTGTGCGTGGTTGAGCAACCGCGCGACCTGATCGCCTTGGAAAATTCCGGAACCTACAAGGGGCTGTACCATGTGCTGTTAGGACGGGTGGCTCCGCTAGAAGGGGTCCACGCCGATCAATTAACGATAGAGCCTTTGATCGAACGGGTCCGACAGGGTAGCTTTGCGGAAATTATCATGGGGACCAATCCGACCCTGGAAGGGGACGGGACAGCCCTGTTGATTTCGAACATGCTAGCGGAATTTCCCGTACAGATCACCCGACTGGCGCGGGGGATTACTTCGGGCAGCGTGTTAGAGTTTGCTAATAAAGAGATTTTGGCCGACGCGCTGACCGGACGGCAAAAATTTTAG
- a CDS encoding YbaB/EbfC family nucleoid-associated protein, with protein MASLLANFQGIRAKMQDVTESLKQKKAIGKAGGDFVTVEANGLGQILRVTLDPGLIADQDQELIEDLLPAAINAALTKAKELHAEALSEMSGMGDMPGLKDIINKIAGEQSP; from the coding sequence ATGGCCAGCTTGCTGGCCAATTTTCAGGGCATTCGCGCTAAAATGCAGGATGTCACTGAATCTCTCAAGCAAAAAAAAGCCATCGGCAAGGCGGGGGGGGATTTTGTCACGGTCGAGGCCAACGGCCTGGGCCAGATTTTGCGGGTAACGCTGGATCCCGGGCTGATTGCCGATCAAGACCAGGAGTTGATTGAGGATTTACTCCCAGCCGCCATAAATGCCGCTTTAACAAAGGCCAAGGAACTTCATGCCGAGGCGCTGTCGGAAATGTCCGGCATGGGCGATATGCCGGGACTCAAAGATATCATTAACAAAATTGCCGGAGAGCAATCCCCGTAA
- the dnaX gene encoding DNA polymerase III subunit gamma/tau, translating to MDLLGNLGEHAPPAESRDDQPYEVVALKYRPQNFEQLVGQEHVWKGLKGAILAKRIGHAYLFTGARGVGKTTTARILAKCLNCHRSDQPTITPCVAGSAEECDSCRGISDGGQDIDVIEMDAASNRGIDDVRDLREKVSIRPTRSRYKIYILDEAHMLTREAFNALLKTLEEPPPHVKFIFCTTEAEKLPITIRSRCQRFDFAHVQEDKILARLAEIVSHEKVDGQPVTVEPEALTLLARRAAGSMRDSQSLLEQLLALNKTELSVNDVHEMLGTTDNSRLTRILRQLADQDAAGALAEFDAAVRDGGEVGQIMEQLFGCLRDVMVMSVGAEADVLLQHTSGQAAELRDLGHRIGLETILAMMQIIDQTLARFKNLPQPRILAELSLVRMSRLANLQAVSQVVAALQSGQLPQLTLKLPTPQTPVPAESPATPEPSKKKELTADNAVFTADLSGNPPPGPLSVSVESVPIPAALAPANSTPSTADTLRVLPVTRGVTEAVEEAVTVAQIESAWQKVLEEKESLIVDHARQAKYCATLAPNQLVLTFGKKYNFEQCERNRNTAQLESFLQEYLGCKVSLVLKLDTAGSSPAGPPPVKATTVAKVDQAAILEQDFVKKAVELFQGRIMHVEGPMVLDNA from the coding sequence ATGGATTTGCTGGGAAATCTGGGCGAACATGCGCCCCCTGCGGAAAGCCGCGATGATCAGCCGTATGAAGTGGTCGCACTCAAGTACCGCCCCCAAAACTTTGAGCAACTGGTTGGCCAGGAGCACGTCTGGAAAGGGCTGAAGGGGGCGATTTTGGCCAAACGGATCGGGCATGCCTATTTGTTTACGGGCGCCCGCGGCGTGGGAAAAACCACCACGGCCCGAATTTTGGCCAAGTGCCTCAACTGCCATCGCTCCGATCAGCCGACCATTACCCCCTGTGTCGCGGGCTCGGCGGAGGAATGCGACAGTTGCCGCGGGATTTCGGACGGCGGTCAGGATATCGATGTGATCGAAATGGACGCCGCCAGTAACCGCGGTATTGATGACGTGCGGGATTTGCGGGAAAAAGTCTCCATTCGCCCCACGCGCAGCCGCTATAAGATTTATATCCTGGATGAAGCGCACATGCTGACGCGCGAGGCATTTAACGCACTTCTCAAGACGCTAGAAGAGCCCCCTCCGCATGTCAAGTTTATCTTTTGCACGACAGAGGCCGAAAAGCTCCCCATTACGATTCGCTCTCGTTGCCAGCGATTTGATTTTGCCCATGTCCAAGAGGACAAAATCTTGGCCCGACTGGCGGAGATTGTTTCCCACGAAAAAGTCGATGGTCAACCGGTCACGGTCGAGCCAGAGGCGTTGACACTGTTAGCGCGGCGGGCCGCCGGGTCCATGCGCGACAGCCAATCCCTGTTGGAGCAATTGCTCGCCCTTAATAAAACCGAACTTTCGGTCAATGATGTCCATGAAATGCTGGGGACCACGGATAATTCTCGCTTAACGCGCATCTTGAGGCAACTTGCCGATCAGGATGCCGCAGGGGCTTTGGCCGAATTTGACGCAGCGGTTCGGGACGGGGGTGAAGTTGGTCAAATCATGGAACAATTGTTCGGCTGCCTCCGCGACGTGATGGTGATGTCCGTCGGGGCCGAGGCGGACGTGTTGCTGCAGCATACCAGCGGACAAGCGGCGGAATTGCGCGACTTGGGTCACAGGATTGGTCTGGAAACCATCCTGGCCATGATGCAAATCATCGATCAAACGCTGGCCCGGTTTAAGAATCTGCCCCAACCGCGGATTTTGGCGGAACTGTCGCTGGTCCGCATGAGTCGTTTGGCAAATCTGCAAGCCGTGAGCCAGGTCGTGGCCGCCCTGCAAAGTGGTCAGTTGCCGCAGTTAACGCTTAAGCTGCCCACCCCTCAAACGCCAGTCCCGGCGGAATCACCAGCCACACCGGAGCCATCAAAAAAAAAAGAGCTAACGGCTGATAATGCCGTATTTACAGCAGATTTGTCAGGGAATCCCCCCCCGGGACCCCTCTCCGTATCCGTGGAATCGGTCCCTATTCCCGCTGCTTTAGCCCCCGCTAACTCGACTCCCTCCACAGCGGACACGTTGAGAGTTCTGCCCGTGACAAGGGGGGTAACAGAGGCTGTAGAAGAAGCGGTGACCGTGGCTCAAATTGAGTCCGCGTGGCAAAAAGTCCTCGAGGAAAAGGAATCGCTGATTGTCGATCATGCACGGCAGGCGAAATATTGTGCAACTCTTGCGCCAAACCAGCTAGTTTTAACCTTTGGTAAGAAGTATAATTTCGAACAATGCGAGCGAAATCGTAATACAGCCCAATTGGAATCTTTTTTGCAAGAGTATTTAGGCTGTAAGGTCTCACTGGTATTAAAGTTAGATACAGCAGGATCCAGCCCTGCAGGCCCACCCCCTGTCAAGGCCACGACCGTGGCTAAGGTGGATCAAGCAGCGATTTTAGAGCAAGATTTTGTGAAAAAGGCCGTGGAACTGTTTCAAGGGCGGATCATGCACGTCGAAGGCCCCATGGTCCTTGACAACGCCTAA
- a CDS encoding thioesterase family protein: protein MPPVVPRSHQLEIRVRYQETDGQGRLHHANYLTYFELGRTELLRSAGYTYREFEETGLMLVVAEMHIQYFRPAVYDDLLLLTTSVIQSKGARIRHAYELRRGVELLAKGESMIACVDRTGRVRRLPEWLLEPETNGDSRELIQRNNETV from the coding sequence ATGCCTCCTGTAGTCCCCCGCAGCCACCAACTAGAGATTCGCGTCCGCTACCAAGAGACCGATGGCCAGGGGCGGCTGCACCACGCGAATTATTTAACCTACTTTGAGCTGGGCCGGACGGAATTGCTCCGCTCGGCGGGATACACCTATCGTGAATTTGAGGAAACCGGGTTGATGCTGGTGGTGGCGGAGATGCACATACAATACTTTCGGCCGGCGGTCTACGATGACCTGCTTTTGCTGACGACTAGCGTCATTCAATCCAAGGGGGCCCGCATTCGCCACGCTTATGAATTGCGGCGCGGGGTGGAATTACTGGCCAAGGGAGAAAGCATGATCGCTTGTGTTGATCGGACGGGACGCGTGCGCCGCTTGCCCGAATGGCTATTAGAGCCGGAGACAAACGGGGACTCGCGGGAATTGATTCAACGTAACAACGAAACGGTTTAA
- the rplM gene encoding 50S ribosomal protein L13, with protein MATFMAKPGQIEQNWWVVDAQDKVVGRLASEIAVILMGKHRPTYTPHVDTGDFVVVLNASKVKFTGKKLQNKEYQWYTGFTRISSETAEKRLARRPELILHEAVRRMLPKNKLAFKMISKLKIYPGTDHPHQAQNPQPLEMAVK; from the coding sequence ATGGCAACTTTCATGGCCAAGCCTGGCCAAATCGAGCAAAATTGGTGGGTCGTGGACGCGCAGGATAAGGTCGTGGGCCGCTTGGCTAGCGAGATCGCGGTCATCTTGATGGGCAAGCACCGGCCGACCTACACGCCGCATGTTGATACGGGCGACTTTGTGGTGGTACTGAACGCCTCCAAGGTCAAATTCACCGGCAAAAAGCTGCAAAACAAAGAATACCAGTGGTACACCGGTTTTACCCGCATTAGCAGCGAGACCGCGGAAAAGCGCTTGGCCCGCCGCCCGGAACTTATCCTGCACGAAGCCGTCCGCCGTATGCTGCCCAAGAATAAGCTGGCGTTCAAAATGATCAGCAAGCTGAAAATTTACCCCGGCACCGACCATCCCCATCAGGCCCAAAATCCCCAACCGCTGGAAATGGCGGTTAAGTAA
- the rpsI gene encoding 30S ribosomal protein S9 yields MATAAPEALGTGRRKTAVARVRVTAGKGKITINERPFEEYFTTEKERGQVLEPLQVTGKLETVDVRILCDGGGPNGQAGACKMALARALRIFDASQDDLLRHSGLLTRDSRMKERKHYGLRGARRGTQFSKR; encoded by the coding sequence ATGGCCACTGCCGCCCCGGAAGCTCTTGGAACAGGTCGCCGCAAAACCGCCGTCGCCCGCGTGCGGGTAACGGCTGGCAAAGGTAAAATCACGATCAACGAACGTCCGTTTGAGGAATACTTTACCACGGAAAAAGAGCGCGGCCAGGTGCTGGAACCGCTGCAAGTGACCGGCAAACTGGAAACAGTGGATGTGCGCATCTTGTGCGACGGTGGTGGGCCTAACGGCCAAGCCGGGGCTTGCAAGATGGCGCTCGCCCGCGCCTTGCGGATTTTTGACGCCAGCCAGGATGATTTACTACGGCATTCGGGCTTGTTGACCCGGGATAGCCGTATGAAAGAACGCAAGCATTACGGTTTGCGGGGCGCACGCCGCGGCACCCAATTTTCCAAGCGTTAA